From Erinaceus europaeus chromosome 9, mEriEur2.1, whole genome shotgun sequence, one genomic window encodes:
- the PFN2 gene encoding profilin-2 isoform X1 yields the protein MAGWQSYVDNLMCDGCCQEAAIVGYCDAKYVWAATAGGVFQSITPVEIDMIVGKDREGFFTNGLTLGAKKCSVIRDSLYVDGDCTMDIRTKSQGGEPTYNVAVGRAGRVLVFVMGKEGVHGGGLNKKAYSMAKYLRDSGF from the exons ATGGCCGGGTGGCAGAGCTACGTGGACAACCTGATGTGCGATGGCTGCTGTCAGGAGGCCGCCATTGTCGGCTACTGCGACGCCAAATACGTGTGGGCCGCCACGGCGGGGGGCGTCTTCCAGAGCATCACG CCAGTAGAAATAGATATGATTGTAGGAAAAGATCGGGAAGGCTTCTTTACCAATGGCTTGACTCTTGGCGCCAAGAAGTGCTCGGTGATCAGAGATAGTCTGTACGTCGACGGCGACTGCACAATGGACATTCGGACAAAGAGTCAAGGTGGGGAGCCAACGTACAACGTCGCCGTGGGCAGAGCTGGCAGAG tcttGGTCTTTGTAATGGGAAAAGAAGGGGTCCATGGAGGCGGATTGAATAAGAAGGCATACTCAATGGCAAAATACTTGAGAGACTCTGGGTTCTAG
- the PFN2 gene encoding profilin-2 isoform X2, giving the protein MAGWQSYVDNLMCDGCCQEAAIVGYCDAKYVWAATAGGVFQSITPVEIDMIVGKDREGFFTNGLTLGAKKCSVIRDSLYVDGDCTMDIRTKSQGGEPTYNVAVGRAGRALVIVMGKEGVHGGTLNKKAYELALYLRRSDV; this is encoded by the exons ATGGCCGGGTGGCAGAGCTACGTGGACAACCTGATGTGCGATGGCTGCTGTCAGGAGGCCGCCATTGTCGGCTACTGCGACGCCAAATACGTGTGGGCCGCCACGGCGGGGGGCGTCTTCCAGAGCATCACG CCAGTAGAAATAGATATGATTGTAGGAAAAGATCGGGAAGGCTTCTTTACCAATGGCTTGACTCTTGGCGCCAAGAAGTGCTCGGTGATCAGAGATAGTCTGTACGTCGACGGCGACTGCACAATGGACATTCGGACAAAGAGTCAAGGTGGGGAGCCAACGTACAACGTCGCCGTGGGCAGAGCTGGCAGAG CATTGGTTATAGTCATGGGAAAGGAAGGTGTCCACGGAGGCACACTTAACAAGAAAGCATATGAACTCGCTTTATACCTGAGGAGGTCTGATGTGTAA